The following proteins come from a genomic window of Edaphobacter sp. 4G125:
- a CDS encoding methyltransferase family protein: MSTTASTVTPERIMQFAWGYVPTMVLEAAIHHRVFDVLNESPKTLKETATATGASERGLRAIMNVLVGLNFLEKEGDRYKLTPESDAFLVSTKPSFQGGLLRHTSEHLVPKWLRLNEIVKTGGPGAGVNQESDGTAFFQSFVMDIFPMSYPSATTLASHLALEKRSKPVEVLDIAAGSGVWGIALAQSAENVSVTAVDWEGVLPVTQSSADRFGLLDRFSFIAGDLNKVDFGTGYDVATLGHILHSEGEAKSRHLLRKVFDALASKGTIAIAEFLVNPDRTGPVGSLMFAANMLVNTDEGDTYSFEEISLWLKDAGFTDMRLLDVPGPSPLVLATKP, from the coding sequence ATGAGCACCACCGCTTCCACTGTTACACCTGAACGCATCATGCAGTTTGCCTGGGGTTATGTTCCAACCATGGTTCTCGAGGCAGCGATTCATCATCGCGTCTTCGATGTTCTCAACGAAAGTCCGAAGACCCTGAAGGAGACCGCCACTGCAACCGGCGCATCCGAACGCGGACTCCGCGCCATCATGAATGTCCTCGTAGGGCTGAATTTTCTGGAAAAAGAAGGCGATCGATACAAGTTGACGCCAGAGAGCGATGCCTTTCTTGTCAGCACAAAGCCCAGTTTTCAAGGAGGCCTTCTGCGGCACACCAGTGAACACCTGGTTCCGAAATGGCTTCGCTTGAACGAGATCGTTAAAACCGGAGGGCCTGGAGCAGGGGTCAATCAGGAGAGTGATGGCACCGCTTTTTTTCAGAGCTTTGTGATGGACATCTTTCCCATGAGCTATCCTTCGGCCACCACACTTGCTTCACATCTCGCGCTCGAGAAGCGTAGCAAGCCCGTCGAAGTTCTCGACATCGCCGCCGGATCCGGCGTATGGGGAATCGCGCTCGCGCAGAGCGCGGAGAATGTCTCCGTCACCGCCGTCGATTGGGAAGGCGTACTCCCGGTCACGCAATCCTCGGCAGACCGTTTTGGACTCCTCGATCGCTTCTCCTTCATCGCAGGTGACCTGAACAAGGTCGATTTCGGGACTGGATATGACGTCGCCACTCTGGGACACATCCTGCACAGCGAAGGCGAAGCCAAGAGCCGCCACCTCCTGCGCAAGGTCTTCGATGCGCTTGCCAGCAAAGGCACCATCGCCATTGCAGAGTTCCTGGTCAACCCAGACAGAACCGGCCCCGTCGGCTCGTTGATGTTCGCCGCAAACATGCTCGTGAACACCGACGAAGGCGACACCTACTCCTTCGAAGAGATCAGCCTCTGGCTCAAGGACGCCGGTTTTACCGACATGAGGCTCCTGGACGTTCCCGGCCCCTCTCCTCTCGTGCTTGCAACCAAACCATAA
- a CDS encoding NAD(P)-dependent oxidoreductase, translated as MRVTIFGANGATGRLLTEYALKEGHVVTALIRNPDAFKFWETVRVVQGSVFELPTVKETLEEAEAVFSALGAHSPLRNENVLPRAVPVIVQAMQEMGVRRIIALGSAGALPDSLDKQPAWRRWFVENVVYTLFLKWPVQEQRVQYQLLSRSGLDWTMVMPPMLTNGTAKGRIRVDGDALPAGSSHISRADVAQFMLRELGKGEWIQRGVYIGY; from the coding sequence GTGAGAGTCACTATCTTTGGAGCCAACGGAGCGACGGGTCGTTTGTTGACCGAATATGCCCTAAAAGAAGGGCATGTGGTGACGGCGTTAATTCGTAATCCGGATGCGTTTAAATTTTGGGAGACGGTTCGGGTCGTTCAAGGCAGTGTCTTCGAGCTGCCTACGGTTAAGGAAACCCTAGAGGAGGCCGAGGCGGTTTTTTCCGCGTTGGGAGCGCATTCGCCTCTTCGAAATGAGAATGTACTTCCGCGGGCCGTTCCGGTGATCGTGCAGGCGATGCAAGAGATGGGAGTGCGCAGGATTATCGCGCTGGGCTCAGCGGGGGCGTTGCCGGATTCGCTGGATAAGCAGCCGGCGTGGCGTCGCTGGTTTGTCGAGAACGTGGTGTACACACTGTTCCTAAAATGGCCGGTGCAAGAGCAGAGAGTGCAGTACCAGCTGCTTTCAAGAAGCGGGTTGGATTGGACGATGGTAATGCCCCCCATGCTGACGAATGGAACCGCAAAGGGGAGAATTCGGGTGGATGGGGATGCCCTGCCTGCGGGTTCGAGTCATATTTCTCGAGCCGATGTTGCACAGTTTATGTTGCGGGAGTTGGGTAAAGGGGAGTGGATTCAGCGGGGCGTTTATATCGGGTATTGA